In one Lycium barbarum isolate Lr01 chromosome 7, ASM1917538v2, whole genome shotgun sequence genomic region, the following are encoded:
- the LOC132601930 gene encoding uncharacterized protein LOC132601930 has translation MILIIEAYHLSPVGGHHSSSRTTAKVLQSDFYWPTIYQDAYDFVKAYDQCQRHEGILRRHELPMIPIFEVELFDVWGIDFMGPFVSSYNNKYILVAVDYVSKWVETVALPNNEGRSFTAFLKKYVFSRFGTPRAIISDGGFHFCNRLFKNLLEKYGVKHKVATPYHPQTSG, from the coding sequence ATGATTCTCATCATTGAGGCTTATCACTTATCACCGGTTGGTGGACACCATAGTAGCTCAAGGACGACGGCTAAGGTTCTTCAAAGTGACTTTTATTGGCCAACAATCTATCAAGATGCCTATGACTTTGTGAAAGCTtatgatcaatgtcaaaggcatgaGGGCATCTTAAGAAGGCATGAGCTACCAATGATACCGATTTTTGAAGTTGAAttgttcgatgtttggggaattgattttatgggtccatttgtGAGTTCCTACAATAACAAGTACATTCTTGTGGCGGTGGACTATGTGTCCAAATGGGTGGAAACCGTCGCGCTTCCTAATAATGAAGGAAGAAGTTTCACTGCATTCTTGAAGAAGTATGTTTTCTCAAGGTTTGGgactccaagggcaatcattagtgatgggggATTTCATTTTTGTAATCGGTTATTCAAGAATCTTCTTGAGAAATATGGAGTCAAGCACAAAGTTGCCACCCCTTATCATCCCCAAACGAGTGGGTAA